CAAGTTTGAAGTTAGCTCTTGCCTGCTTTTCTAGCAACTGATACTCATCAGGATTAAGCGTTGCCAATGCATCACCTTTGGAGACCTGTTGCCCCGCAGTGACATCGATCGTTTTTAGTAAACCGGGGACTCGAAATGCCAATACGGCTTTATCGCCCGCTTCAGTAGTCGCAGGAAAATTTCGTTCGAAGGCATTGTTACCGACCGAGACGGTGAAGAGTTTGGCTGGTCGTGATTCGGGTTCTGGAACCGGAGGGAGCTCTTTACCACACCCAGATAACCCGGATAAGGTCACCAATAGGACTAGGGAGGCTTTGTACATTGCGATCATCCATATCTATAAATATTTTATTAACATAGATTAATCACATGTAACTTACCAGTTATCGTAAGATTTATTTAGACAAAATTATTAAAAAAAATAACGGCTTGGGATAAATTTTCCTAAACCGTTATCTAATCTTTTTGAGGCTTGACCACTACATGTTCTTAAATGCACGGTCGACTTTAAAAGTGTCCGAAGTCACATAAGCTTCCATATTGCGTACACTGGTCTCTAACTTCTGGAAATCACCCTCTAAAGTGCCCAACAAAGACTCTGCTGTTTGCCCTTTTTCCCAGGGTTTTTGCTTGAGTGTGTGCTCTTGTTTTGCTTTCATCTGATCGACATATTGAGGTGGTTGTTTTTCCAGCATAAATGTCAAAGCTAAATACGCTAATAACACCAAAAAGCTACCACCTAGTAGTGCGGCTGAGATCACTAAGATACGAACCAACCAAACTTCAAGGCCAAAATAGTTCGCTAATCCGGCACACACGCCAGACAATTTACCGTTAATCGGATCGCGATACAGTTCTCTACTCATAGTTTCGTCTCCAGTTAGGTGACTCCGCATCCAGTATTTTTTCTAACGTTTTCACTCGGTCTTGCATCGACTCAGCTTGCTCAGAAAGCTTATGCAGACGCTGAAGATCCGTTTCTGAAAGACCATTGCTGGATTTCTTCTTGCTGCGGTAGTGTAAGAATAACCATAGCGGAGCCACGAAGATCAAAAATACAATCAGTGGACCTGCAATTAGAAATGTTGACATAGACAACTCCTAAAATTATTTATCGCGGTTTTCAACTTGTTGCTTCAGTTTCGCCAGCTCTTTTTCAATCTCATCTTGAGCTTGTAGCTCTGCAAACTCTTGGTCTAAAGATTTTGCGTTACCGGTTTTTGCGTAAACGTCAGCTTCAGCTTCTAATTCATCCACTTTACGTGAGAATTGCTCAAACTTCGCCATTGCTTCGTTGGTTTTGCTTGAATGCAGATGTTTTTGAACATCACGACGATTGCTCGCCGCATTATTACGAATCATTAATGCTTGTTGCTTTGCGCGAGTTTCTGCAAT
Above is a window of Vibrio atlanticus DNA encoding:
- the pspB gene encoding envelope stress response membrane protein PspB, with protein sequence MSTFLIAGPLIVFLIFVAPLWLFLHYRSKKKSSNGLSETDLQRLHKLSEQAESMQDRVKTLEKILDAESPNWRRNYE
- the pspC gene encoding envelope stress response membrane protein PspC, with translation MSRELYRDPINGKLSGVCAGLANYFGLEVWLVRILVISAALLGGSFLVLLAYLALTFMLEKQPPQYVDQMKAKQEHTLKQKPWEKGQTAESLLGTLEGDFQKLETSVRNMEAYVTSDTFKVDRAFKNM